The following nucleotide sequence is from Kiritimatiella glycovorans.
GGTCGGCTCCGGGCGCTACCGCATCAGCGCAAGTCTGCCCGGGGCATGATCTCCGTGCGATACGTTTCGGAAAACTGCGCACCGCGCCCATGTTTCCTGGGCGAGAATCGCACGGTCAAGTGCGCCGACTTGACGGCGCTTATTCAACCAGACAGGCAGGCGTTCCGCTTCTTCCACCCGGAACGCAAGGAAACAGCCGGGTCCGGCTTCAAAAGAGGGAGGGATTGACTGATGAAACGGCTCTGTATGATCACGTGCATGATGGTGGTTTCGGCGGTGTCGGCGAGTGGGCCGGGGCCGGCGGGCAAACATCTTTTCATCCTCTCGGGTCAGTCAAACATGGCGAGACTTGATCCCGCAAAATCCTTTACGCCCACCGTGGAGGCAGCGTTCGGGGCAGATCGCGTGATCGTGATCAAGGATGCCATGGGAGGGCAGCCCGTCCGTCGATGGTACCGGGATTGGGCGTCTGCCGACGGGGATTCTCCGGAAGAAAACGGCGACCTCTACGACCGCCTGATGTCGAAGGTCAGGCGGGCAATCGCCGGAGAGGAGATCATTTCGGTAACCCTGGTCTGGATGCAGGGCGAACGGGATGCGCGAGAGGCGTACGGGGATGTATACGAGGCGAGTCTGCGCGGTCTGATCGAGCAGTTCCGCGACGATTTGGGGAGAGAAGACATGAACGCGGTAATCGGACGTATTAATGATTTTGACCTTGAGAATCATCGCTATCCCCATTGGACCCTTGTGCGGTCCGCCCAGGTTGCGGTGGCGGAATCCGACTTGCGGGCGGCATGGGTGAATACGGACGATCTCAACAGCGGGATGAACCGGAAGGGCGAAGAGGTGTTCGACGATCTTCATCTGACCGTAAAGGGGTACGAAGAACTCGGTCGGCGTTTTGCGAAGGAGGCGATAGACCTGACTTCAACATTGCCCGAAAACGCGCTCGACCCCCCCCGGTGAACATTGAAGTGAGTTTTGAATCCGGGTGTCCCGGCGGAAAAATAACCCAATAACCTCAAAAACACCGTTACTCCAAAGCGCGTACTCGCTTCAGATCGCGTTCCAACTCTCGTGCCTTTTCCGGAAATTCAGGAAAAAGGTTGTTCCGTTGCCCGCGGTCCTCGTGCAGATCGTAGAGTTGCGTCGGTGTATCCTCGTCGCCGTCGTACCGCTTTATTCCGTTGCCGGGGTGGCTGAGCAGCGACCATTTTCCGCGCCGCAGCGCGAACTTGCCTCGGACGGAGGTCATCACGATCGCCCGCTCATCGCTGTTCGCGAGCGTGCCTTCGACCAGGGCTTCTCGAACATCGATCCCGTCCGTGAACTGGTTCGTGCACTCGGCCCCGCCCAGTTTCGTAAAGGTCGGATAGAGATCGACCAGCGAGATGACCGCATCGGACGCGGTGTTGGTCGGAATCGTACCCGGCCAGGAGGCGATGAACGGGACCTTGACCCCGCCGTCGTAGTCCGAGGCCTTGCGGCCGCGCAGTCCCGCGGTGCAGTCGTGGCCGGTGGGCAGGCGCGGCCTGCGCGGCCCGTTATCGGAAGTGAAGACGATCAGCGTGTTCTCCCGAAGATCCAGCTCATCGATCCGGTCGACCACCCGCCCGACCGCCGCATCCAGCTCGTACATAAAATCGCCGTATGGGCCATGTTCCGTCTTTCCCCTGAAGTCAGCGGAAGGGCAGATCGGATAGTGGATCGCGTTCGGCGCCCAGTAGAGAAAGAACGGTGTCTCGCGGCCGCCCTTCGCGCGCCGGTCGAGGTACTCGAGCACAGCGTCGCTCTGGCGTGCGAGCACCGATTCGTCTGTATAGTCCGCGCTCATCATGCCCGGAGCCCCGGACAAACCCTTCAGCCGGAGTCCGGCGGGCTTTTCCGCGAAGCGGTCGTTCTCGATGAACATATACGGCGGGAAATTGATCACACCTTCGCCGTAGTAGTAGTCGAATCCGTGATCGACCGGACCGCTGCGCACTTCGCCCTTGTAGTCGATGCGTTTCGCCAGTTCGACGAATGCGTCGTAGGACGGCCTTTTGCTGAAATCCGTCCGCAGCGGTTCGCCGTCGACGGTCGGCCACGTCATGCCGAGGTGCCACTTCCCGATGCATGCCGTCGCGTATCCGGCCGTCTTCAGCCGTTCGGGCAGGGTGATCAGTTCCGGGGCGACGATCGGGTGTTCGTATTCCATAACCACACCATCCTTCAGCGGTCCGCGCCAGGGATACTGTCCGGTCAGGATGCCGTAGCGGGTGGGGGTACATACGGCGGCCGGGGCGTAGGCCTGCATGAATCGTCGTCCCTCCCGCGACAGGCGATCCAGATGCGGGGTCGGAATCGATGGGCCGGGGTTATAACAGTCGACGTTTCCGTAGCCGAGATCGTCGGCGAGGATAAGCAGGATGTTCGGGCGTTCCCGGCCGGCCGCACGGCCGAGGAGGGTGGTCATGCCGATCAGCAAGGTAGTCATCCAGAACTTTTTCATGGGCGTACTCCTTCACTCTTTCATTGGGAGGGTCATTCTCGGGAAAATTCGACGCCCTTCAATATTAAAGGGGGCGGGCGATGCTCCCGGCCGTCTCCACCCTGCTGTTTCCGATTGACGCCCCCGCGCTCCTTGCGCAGACTCTTTCGTCTTTTGAAGGATGCCTCAGGGATTGAGGGCCAAGAGGGGGCGGATATGGAAACACGGGCGTGGTTGAGCGGGAACGAGGCGGTGGCGGCCGGTGCGCTGGATGCGGGGGTGACGCTGGGGACGGGGTATCCCGGCACGCCGTCGAGTGAAATCCTCGAAGCACTCGCGGAGTTCGGCGGAACCGCGCAGTGGGCCCCGAACGAAAAGGTCGCCCTGGAAGTCGCACTGGGCGTCTCGACCGGCGGGGCGCGGGGACTGGCCACCATGAAGCACGTGGGGCTGAACGTGGCCGCCGATCCGCTGTTTTCGGCCACGCACATCGGCGCGACCGGCGGGCTCGTCCTGGCCGTGGCCGACGATCCGGGCATGGCTTCCTCGCAGAACGAGCAGGACACGCGCCGCTACGCCGTCGCCGCCGGCGCGCCCGTCTTCGAGCCCTCGGATTCGCAGGAGGCGTACGCGATGACCCGCGCCGCCTTCGCCCTCTCCGAGAAGTGGCGGCTGCCCTTCATCATCCGCCTCACCACGCGGATCTGCCACTCGCGGACCCTCGTCGAACGGGACGAGCCGGAACGCGCGCCGCTGCTGGGATACGAGCGCCAGATCAATGAACGGGTCATGGTCCCCGCCTACGCGAGGCCGGCGCACAAGCGGTTGCGGTCCAAACTCCAGTCCGTGGCCGAATGGAACAATCTTCACGGCATGCACCGGTACTGGAAAGGCACCGGTTCCCTCGGCGTGATCACTTCGGGCGTGGCGACGATGCACGTGCGCGAGGCGGCGCCCGAGGCGTCGATCCTGCAGATCGGAATGACGCATCCGCTGCCGATGCGGCGGATCATGGCGTTCCTCGACGGGGTGGAGGAGTGCGTAGTGATCGAGGAGGGCGACCCGGTTCTGTTCGAAGCCCTGCGCGCGGCGGGCCGGCCGGTCCGCGGCCGGCCGGATGTGTTCCGCTTCGGAGAACTGAACGTGGACCGGGTGCGGCGGATCATCGACGGCGAGACGCAGGAGCCGCCCGCGGAAACCGGCGGAAAACCGCCGCAGCTCTGCCCGGGATGCCCGCACCGGGCCGTGTTCCAGGTGTTGAGCGAGAAAGCGTGTTTCGTGACCGGCGATATCGGATGCTATTCGCTGGGGGTGCTTCCCCCGTACGAGGCGATGGACACCTGCGCCTGCATGGGCGCGAGTATCGGGATGGGACTCGGCATGCGCCGGGCGCTTCCGGACGAGGACGCGCGCCGCGTGGTCAGCGTCATCGGCGACAGCACCTTCGTCCACAGCGGTCTCACCGGTATCGTGGACATGGTCTACAACCGCCCGCGCACCGGTCACGTCGTGCTGATTCTCGACAACGCCACCACGGCGATGACGGGTCTGCAGGAGCATCCCGGTACCGGCCGGGCGCTCGACGGCACCCCCGCGCCGAAACTCGAACTCGAACGGGTCGTCGAGGCGATGGGCGTCGACCGCGTCGTGATCCTCAACCCCTCGAAAGAGACCGACCGGCTCCGCGATGAACTCACGCGGGCACTGGCGTCGAACGAGCTGACGGTGATCATCACCCGCCAGCCGTGCGTCCTGGCGATGAAACGGGACCGGAAGAAGGAAAGCGGTTAGACGAATGACAGCAGCAGCGATCACGAATATCAAAGTCGCCGGCCTCGGAGGGCAGGGCGTGCTGACGGCCACGGACCTGATCGGGGAGGTGGCCTTCCGCGCCGGACGGGACGTGAAGAAGGCGGAGGTCCACGGCATGAGCCAGCGCGGGGGATCGATCGAGAGCGACGTGCGGTTCGGGCCGGCCGTGCTCAGCCCGATGATCCCCGAAGGCACCGTGGATTACGGCCTCGTATTCGATCCGGGGCGCGTGGAATACATGAAAAAGCGTCTGCGCGACGAGGGGGTTCTGATCGGACCGGATGCCGTGGACGTCGGGCGGCTGGCCGACCGGAGGAGTTTCAACGTGGCGATGCTCGGCGTGCTCAGCACCCATCTTCCGTTCGAATGCGAGTTCTGGCTGCGGGTGCTCCGGGAACGGCTGCCCTCACGGCTCGTCGAAGCCAATGAACAAGCCTTCAGCCTGGGCCGCTCGGCGAAAGGGTAGGAGTGGAGCGGACCGCCGTCAGCCGCTCGGGGAAGCAACGGCGCCGGATTCCTGTTTGGTTCCGCCGCGTATAATTTTGTAGAACGTGACTCTGTATCTTTTGCGGCAGCCTGCAAACAGGAGAGAAGAGACCATGCATACGCCGGAGCTCTGGAACGACATGAACGGCGCCTTTCATCCGGCGTCCGCGCCGGATTACCTCCCGCCATCCCGTCTGCGCGCCCTCCAGCTTCAGCGGCTCCGGGCGACCGTCGAGCGGGCCTGCGAAAAGGTGGAACTCTACCGCGGGCGATGTGCGGACGCCGGGGTCCGGCCCCGTGATATCGGTTCGCTCGAGGACGCCGGGTGCCTGCCGTTCACGGAGAAGACCGACCTGCGCGACACCTATCCCTACGGTATGTTCGCCAGCGGTCTCCACGACATCGTACGCCTGCACGCTTCCAGCGGGACCACCGGCAAGCCGATCGTGGTGGCCTATACCGATCAGGACCTCGAGGTCTGGCGCAACGTAATGGTGCGCACGTTCGCCGCGGCGGGGCTGCACCGCGGCGATATCATCCAGAACGCCTACGGCTACGGGCTCTTCACCGGCGGACTCGGCGCCCATTACGGCGCGGAGGCGCTGGGCGCGGCGGTGATTCCCATTTCCGGAGGCAACACCGAGCGACAGGTGATGGTCCTGCGCGATTTCGGGGTGACGGCGATATGCTGCACGCCGAGCTATTTCCTGCACCTGATCGAGCGCGCCGAGGCGATGGGGCTGGACTGGTCGGAACTGCCTCTGCGCGCGGGGATCTTCGGCGCCGAACCCTGGACGGAAGGTATGCGTGCGCGGATCGAGGCGCGGACGGGGATCCGCGCGTATGATATCTACGGCCTGTCCGAGATTATCGGGCCCGGCGTGGGTACGGAGTGCGAGGCCCAGGCGGGCCTCCATATATTTGAGGACCATTTTCTGGTGGAGATCGTCGATCCGGAGACCGGAGAACCGATGCCGGACGGCGAAGAGGGCGAGCTGGTGCTCACCACGTTGAGCAAACAGGCGATGCCCGTAATCCGCTACCGCACACACGACATCACGCGCATTATCGCCGAGCCGTGTCCGTGCGGACGCACGCTGCGCCGGATCGAGCGGATCGCGAGGCGGAGCGACGACATGATCATCGTCCGCGGCGTGAACGTCTTCCCCTCACAGATCGAGGCCGCCCTGCTTAAGGTCGAAGAGACGCTGCCGCACTACCGCATCGTGCTCACCCGCGAAGAGGGACTCGACCGCATGCAGGTGCAGGTGGAGGTCACGGAATCGGTTTTCAGCGACCGGGTCCGCGAGATGGAGGAACTCCGCCAGCGGCTCGCGCACGCCGTCGAAGAAACCGTCGGTCTGCGGGTCGACCTGCGTCTCGCCGAGCCGCATACGCTCGAACGCAGCGCGGGCAAGGCGAGACGCGTCGACGACCGGCGCGGGGCCTGAAGGACTAAACTATCGCCGGATATGCCCGCGACGTGCACAATGGCGAACATGCGATTTGCGTATTCACGTATGAAGGGGAGGCGATGATGGAGACGCTTGAAGCAGTCATGACCCGCCGCAGCGTCCGGCGGTTTGAACCGCGGGCCGTGCCGGACGAACTACTCACGAAACTCCTGTCCGCGGCGATGAACGCGCCGTCGGCGGCCGATGCCAGGCCCTGGCAGTTCTCCGTTATCGACGACCGCGCGAAGCTCGATGCGCTCGCGGATGCGGTGGACGAGGGGAACGACCTCTTTCGCGAGGCGCAGGCGGCGATACTGATCTGCGGCGACGAGAGCCGGGAGCAGATCCCGGGGTTCTGGCCGCAGGACTGCGCCTGTGCGGCCCAGAATCTTCAGCTCGCAGCGCACGATCAGGGGCTCGGCACGGTCTGGATCGCGCTCATCGCGATACCCCCGCGCGTCGAAGGCTGCCGCCGCGTGCTGAACGTGCCCGGGACGCTGGAGCCGTTCGCGCTCTT
It contains:
- a CDS encoding sialate O-acetylesterase — translated: MKRLCMITCMMVVSAVSASGPGPAGKHLFILSGQSNMARLDPAKSFTPTVEAAFGADRVIVIKDAMGGQPVRRWYRDWASADGDSPEENGDLYDRLMSKVRRAIAGEEIISVTLVWMQGERDAREAYGDVYEASLRGLIEQFRDDLGREDMNAVIGRINDFDLENHRYPHWTLVRSAQVAVAESDLRAAWVNTDDLNSGMNRKGEEVFDDLHLTVKGYEELGRRFAKEAIDLTSTLPENALDPPR
- a CDS encoding sulfatase family protein; the protein is MKKFWMTTLLIGMTTLLGRAAGRERPNILLILADDLGYGNVDCYNPGPSIPTPHLDRLSREGRRFMQAYAPAAVCTPTRYGILTGQYPWRGPLKDGVVMEYEHPIVAPELITLPERLKTAGYATACIGKWHLGMTWPTVDGEPLRTDFSKRPSYDAFVELAKRIDYKGEVRSGPVDHGFDYYYGEGVINFPPYMFIENDRFAEKPAGLRLKGLSGAPGMMSADYTDESVLARQSDAVLEYLDRRAKGGRETPFFLYWAPNAIHYPICPSADFRGKTEHGPYGDFMYELDAAVGRVVDRIDELDLRENTLIVFTSDNGPRRPRLPTGHDCTAGLRGRKASDYDGGVKVPFIASWPGTIPTNTASDAVISLVDLYPTFTKLGGAECTNQFTDGIDVREALVEGTLANSDERAIVMTSVRGKFALRRGKWSLLSHPGNGIKRYDGDEDTPTQLYDLHEDRGQRNNLFPEFPEKARELERDLKRVRALE
- a CDS encoding thiamine pyrophosphate-dependent enzyme, yielding METRAWLSGNEAVAAGALDAGVTLGTGYPGTPSSEILEALAEFGGTAQWAPNEKVALEVALGVSTGGARGLATMKHVGLNVAADPLFSATHIGATGGLVLAVADDPGMASSQNEQDTRRYAVAAGAPVFEPSDSQEAYAMTRAAFALSEKWRLPFIIRLTTRICHSRTLVERDEPERAPLLGYERQINERVMVPAYARPAHKRLRSKLQSVAEWNNLHGMHRYWKGTGSLGVITSGVATMHVREAAPEASILQIGMTHPLPMRRIMAFLDGVEECVVIEEGDPVLFEALRAAGRPVRGRPDVFRFGELNVDRVRRIIDGETQEPPAETGGKPPQLCPGCPHRAVFQVLSEKACFVTGDIGCYSLGVLPPYEAMDTCACMGASIGMGLGMRRALPDEDARRVVSVIGDSTFVHSGLTGIVDMVYNRPRTGHVVLILDNATTAMTGLQEHPGTGRALDGTPAPKLELERVVEAMGVDRVVILNPSKETDRLRDELTRALASNELTVIITRQPCVLAMKRDRKKESG
- a CDS encoding 2-oxoacid:acceptor oxidoreductase family protein translates to MTAAAITNIKVAGLGGQGVLTATDLIGEVAFRAGRDVKKAEVHGMSQRGGSIESDVRFGPAVLSPMIPEGTVDYGLVFDPGRVEYMKKRLRDEGVLIGPDAVDVGRLADRRSFNVAMLGVLSTHLPFECEFWLRVLRERLPSRLVEANEQAFSLGRSAKG
- a CDS encoding phenylacetate--CoA ligase family protein — protein: MHTPELWNDMNGAFHPASAPDYLPPSRLRALQLQRLRATVERACEKVELYRGRCADAGVRPRDIGSLEDAGCLPFTEKTDLRDTYPYGMFASGLHDIVRLHASSGTTGKPIVVAYTDQDLEVWRNVMVRTFAAAGLHRGDIIQNAYGYGLFTGGLGAHYGAEALGAAVIPISGGNTERQVMVLRDFGVTAICCTPSYFLHLIERAEAMGLDWSELPLRAGIFGAEPWTEGMRARIEARTGIRAYDIYGLSEIIGPGVGTECEAQAGLHIFEDHFLVEIVDPETGEPMPDGEEGELVLTTLSKQAMPVIRYRTHDITRIIAEPCPCGRTLRRIERIARRSDDMIIVRGVNVFPSQIEAALLKVEETLPHYRIVLTREEGLDRMQVQVEVTESVFSDRVREMEELRQRLAHAVEETVGLRVDLRLAEPHTLERSAGKARRVDDRRGA
- a CDS encoding nitroreductase family protein, encoding MMETLEAVMTRRSVRRFEPRAVPDELLTKLLSAAMNAPSAADARPWQFSVIDDRAKLDALADAVDEGNDLFREAQAAILICGDESREQIPGFWPQDCACAAQNLQLAAHDQGLGTVWIALIAIPPRVEGCRRVLNVPGTLEPFALFPLGYPAERPEPENRFDADRVVRNGW